Proteins found in one Amblyraja radiata isolate CabotCenter1 chromosome 15, sAmbRad1.1.pri, whole genome shotgun sequence genomic segment:
- the lcor gene encoding ligand-dependent corepressor isoform X3, with the protein MHQMIREFAAEYTSKTSTSQDSIVLSSTKDQSTSKTPVLGACALNPVLSELLMADQDRPLDLTVKKSNSESDSQDGVLDLSTKKSSCAGTVSETKFVDCSSSAVLAKGHNEIPTQEVQLGNESQGSLDQFMAKLCRRHQKQFMSVLGHMHSGTGPESESVANEDMAASNPAVLQQQPKDSGEPLPSRPTFPSRPSFNRVVPTQNETNCTNVEEDRLLPSEVGNEICGVTSVESPAALGSSSGGTLTKNSTVGAKPSSKGTFTTNCSKTVSLEALQNETVNNRKLISNSLLGLSPSDCALIGTANRLEGLSSCNQKSKTEETGSAKGQKEGLRALPMQLLNQRKNLARSQNGPQSSSGAIKRAPVQEHTTSAKRNVKGNHVLPTTAGAKDCWILSKSSASGRGANGHLRLKVQSPPTRAARKSTRVAVPRSRSSVSTMCQYVNEHDNQCDIVYISKPITECRFDGQRSWSSTRKTARKSTRGHLCNEEYWELKTVRTSARNSTIEVGRETCAPKVPAPVTLKPVITLPVSVPVAGAPVAIGTGVHCPKGQEKTLLMQDQVQGLEESLNNYSANSAEQLFGTSPTCGLQEASLSSMNDNSPQGEQKRPAAHADSPISENCPAEIRAMEVPNIDTSECVVVPAESRDQSNSSSAAYVSVEPRDQLLEECRDTEWDLSTLDKLSKDSNEVKCNSPADSKSSPNHSEAIVNNGSQELSMSSLENASISPVNSIEISLSPREQCNKQNNSSSEILNGDLGKVSNNVCKATVESQQPECSVENVDTVKVEKLLIEKEDSQGSPVTLRLPSKPVACSPEAKSDLHPQPASAHASKRRGSDSGRSTPEMVGRCSEGTDGIECHVTPSSPCWTEIEQEDLGANAPDHKRKEDVMAERSLQPGRSISPNKEETPMPDASVKKRQRKKLVPASTDRRLRSQQSQPQTVASPGDTVEKPLVCADGLLVPCLNVKFPRNQGEKKYRREVCISRVASVQFPVDCFNKTLLQSIIDPESKVDESLASTSVKDGGKTGQPAAMPASSDLPAKESENSEDDELINDAFLPENVLLEQGRILEVCVDVQSAEERQVSFSNQNAETDRVSDYSSGSVDDGSTASQQQASSRRTNTHKESTKRAGAGLVKRLINFGSPHQTAKGMHAKLSPGDKKNASHDLRCLNMPINEPESSVLEEDVEDTDNKLPTQDIQEDEASELVGMNDADATEVSRPKFLDWCSEDENQELITTLNAKYESLHKSWTQMEKEGPVIHKARSKSDRLKEIWKSRKRARKVRGLYDHKISPVQKLFVANFNMANICKWFMETTETKSLVIVKNVNARNPVVTMKPKSFLQKSSMIGIFPSPQAERLKKHLKKFAIASPARNNPKTRALLDNMRRIAMARGERVGQQQQQDMLPDAEDGLSTGDLFSANMLPDCQEEGDGPSLIRGVPQHSKHIGLKKPVSAWILRKYSNMMGKLHKFQHGKEQAGRKNPGRHKSVCMNPMVSPKLTSQTQLESPKEPLPVVPGRPEESKGKRKRTRDSPIKEPRLGRSRRSKSEAVSPSLPSKPAPKPVPASQKPKADGTSSRLPAPRKSGSGAKPSGLPVKAVKRSPSAGLKSVARGKGKSDARDGGKGKRLRAKRKGGVGREQRARQAQSKVGSPAARTKQRDKTRAKLKAKAAAPAKHRPKCEVSLEAKRKKKRKLGGKTDPVPNKRRRTDAK; encoded by the coding sequence CCACAACGAGATACCAACGCAAGAGGTGCAACTCGGTAACGAATCCCAGGGGTCCCTGGACCAGTTTATGGCTAAGCTGTGCAGGCGTCATCAGAAACAATTCATGAGTGTTCTTGGCCACATGCACAGCGGAACGGGTCCTGAATCGGAATCGGTGGCCAATGAGGACATGGCGGCCTCCAACCCAGCGGTTCTGCAACAGCAGCCCAAGGACTCCGGGGAACCGTTACCAAGCCGACCCACCTTCCCGTCACGCCCTTCCTTTAACCGAGTGGTGCCGACCCAGAATGAAACCAACTGCACGAATGTTGAAGAGGACAGGCTGCTTCCCAGTGAGGTGGGGAACGAGATCTGCGGTGTTACTTCTGTCGAATCGCCAGCAGCCTTGGGTAGTTCTAGTGGTGGGACTCTTACCAAAAACAGCACAGTTGGGGCTAAGCCCTCTTCTAAAGGTACATTTACAACTAACTGCAGCAAAACCGTGAGCTTGGAAGCTCTGCAAAACGAAACTGTGAATAATAGGAAGTTGATCAGCAACTCGCTGTTGGGTCTGTCCCCCAGTGACTGCGCACTCATTGGCACTGCTAACCGATTAGAAGGATTAAGTTCTTGCAACCAGAAGAGCAAAACGGAGGAGACGGGCTCCGCCAAAGGTCAGAAGGAGGGTCTCCGAGCTCTTCCCATGCAGTTACTTAACCAGCGAAAGAATTTGGCTAGAAGTCAGAACGGTCCACAGAGCAGTTCCGGGGCGATTAAACGCGCTCCGGTTCAAGAACACACTACCTCCGCCAAAAGAAATGTCAAAGGTAATCATGTGCTTCCGACGACAGCGGGTGCAAAGGATTGCTGGATTCTCTCCAAGTCGAGTGCCAGTGGGCGCGGAGCCAACGGGCACCTGAGGCTGAAGGTGCAGTCCCCTCCCACCAGGGCGGCCAGGAAGAGCACCAGGGTGGCGGTCCCTCGGTCACGTTCCTCCGTCTCCACCATGTGCCAGTACGTGAACGAGCACGACAACCAGTGCGACATTGTTTACATCAGCAAGCCCATCACGGAGTGCCGCTTCGACGGCCAGCGGTCCTGGTCCTCCACGAGGAAGACGGCCAGGAAAAGTACCCGTGGCCATCTCTGCAACGAGGAATACTGGGAGCTGAAGACGGTCCGCACTTCGGCCAGGAACTCAACCATAGAAGTAGGTAGGGAGACCTGCGCTCCCAAAGTGCCTGCCCCAGTGACCCTCAAGCCAGTGATTACACTGCCCGTTAGTGTGCCCGTCGCTGGCGCTCCAGTGGCGATTGGGACTGGCGTTCATTGTCCAAAGGGGCAGGAGAAAACATTGCTGATGCAAGACCAAGTTCAGGGGCTCGAGGAGAGTCTGAACAATTACTCGGCAAACAGTGCAGAGCAGCTCTTCGGCACGAGTCCGACCTGCGGATTGCAGGAGGCCAGTCTGTCTTCTATGAATGACAACAGTCCGCAAGGGGAACAGAAGAGGCCTGCTGCCCACGCTGACAGTCCCATCTCTGAAAATTGCCCGGCGGAAATCAGGGCCATGGAGGTTCCAAACATTGACACGAGCGAGTGTGTCGTGGTGCCGGCCGAATCCAGAGATCAGAGCAACAGCTCGTCAGCCGCTTATGTGAGCGTTGAACCACGCGACCAGCTTCTGgaggaatgcagggacacagaatGGGATCTTTCCACACTGGACAAATTGAGTAAGGACAGCAATGAGGTGAAGTGCAATTCACCAGCAGACAGTAAGAGTTCTCCCAACCACTCAGAGGCCATTGTGAATAATGGGAGCCAAGAGCTGTCCATGTCCTCCTTAGAGAATGCCAGTATCAGTCCTGTTAACAGTATTGAGATCAGCCTTTCTCCTCGAGAGCAATGCAACAAGCAGAACAACAGTAGCAGTGAAATCTTAAACGGCGACTTGGGAAAGGTGAGCAATAATGTCTGCAAGGCAACCGTGGAATCCCAACAGCCTGAATGTTCAGTCGAGAATGTTGATACGGTAAAGGTAGAAAAATTGTTGATTGAGAAAGAAGATTCCCAAGGATCGCCGGTTACACTGCGTCTTCCGTCTAAACCAGTCGCTTGTTCTCCTGAAGCCAAGAGCGATTTGCATCCGCAGCCAGCTTCCGCACATGCAAGCAAAAGGAGGGGCAGTGACTCGGGAAGGTCTACCCCGGAGATGGTGGGAAGGTGTAGTGAAGGAACTGATGGCATTGAGTGCCACGTGACACCGAGCAGCCCGTGTTGGACGGAGATAGAGCAGGAAGACCTTGGAGCAAATGCACCCGATCACAAGAGGAAAGAAGATGTTATGGCCGAGAGATCTCTGCAGCCCGGGAGGAGTATCAGTCCCAATAAAGAGGAGACGCCTATGCCAGATGCCTCTGTAAAGAAAAGGCAACGTAAAAAATTGGTTCCCGCTTCTACGGACAGACGCTTAAGGAGTCAACAATCGCAGCCGCAGACTGTGGCCAGTCCTGGTGATACTGTAGAGAAGCCATTAGTTTGTGCTGATGGATTACTCGTACCCTGTCTCAACGTGAAATTCCCAAGGAATCAAGGGGAGAAGAAGTACAGAAGGGAAGTCTGTATCAGCAGAGTGGCGTCTGTTCAGTTTCCAGTGGACTGCTTCAACAAAACCCTGCTGCAAAGCATCATTGACCCCGAAAGCAAGGTTGACGAATCTCTAGCTTCCACTTCTGTGAAAGATGGTGGCAAGACGGGACAGCCAGCGGCCATGCCGGCCTCCAGCGATCTTCCAGCCAAGGAGTCGGAGAACTCGGAAGACGACGAATTGATTAACGATGCTTTTCTACCTGAAAACGTGCTCCTTGAACAAGGTCGAATTCTCGAGGTCTGCGTAGATGTACAATCGGCTGAAGAGAGGCAAGTTTCCTTTTCCAATCAAAATGCTGAAACCGATCGGGTTTCCGACTACTCCAGTGGCTCCGTGGATGATGGGTCTACTGCTAGCCAACAGCAGGCCAGTTCACGAAGGACTAATACCCACAAAGAAAGCACAAAGCGGGCAGGCGCTGGCCTTGTAAAGAGACTGATCAATTTTGGATCTCCGCATCAAACAGCTAAAGGAATGCACGCAAAACTGTCACCAGGGGACAAGAAGAATGCTTCTCATGACTTGAGATGCTTGAATATGCCCATCAATGAGCCTGAATCGAGTGTGTTGGAAGAGGACGTTGAGGACACAGATAATAAGCTGCCCACACAAGATATCCAGGAGGATGAAGCATCTGAGTTGGTTGGCATGAATGATGCTGATGCTACTGAAGTGAGTCGGCCAAAATTTTTAGACTGGTGCTCTGAGGATGAAAACCAAGAGCTAATCACCACCTTGAATGCAAAGTATGAGAGTCTTCACAAATCGTGGACTCAGATGGAGAAAGAAGGGCCGGTGATTCACAAGGCCAGATCCAAGTCTGATCGGCTTAAGGAAATTTGGAAAAGCAGGAAGAGGGCGCGGAAGGTCAGAGGTTTGTACGACCACAAAATATCTCCAGTGCAGAAACTCTTTGTGGCCAACTTCAACATGGCCAACATCTGCAAGTGGTTCATGGAGACGACCGAGACCAAGTCTCTGGTGATCGTCAAGAACGTCAATGCCCGGAATCCGGTGGTGACCATGAAACCCAAGAGCTTTCTGCAGAAGAGCTCCATGATTGGCATTTTCCCCAGTCCCCAAGCTGAGCGGCTAAAGAAGCACCTGAAGAAGTTTGCCATAGCCTCCCCTGCTCGAAATAACCCAAAGACCCGAGCGCTGCTGGACAACATGCGGAGGATCGCTATGGCGCGAGGTGAGCGAGTCGGGCAACAGCAGCAACAGGACATGTTGCCCGATGCTGAAGATGGCCTGTCCACTGGGGACCTCTTTTCGGCCAACATGCTGCCAGACTGTCAAGAGGAAGGAGATGGTCCCTCTTTGATTCGGGGGGTGCCccaacactccaaacacatagggCTGAAGAAGCCTGTCAGCGCCTGGATCCTTCGGAAGTACTCTAACATGATGGGCAAACTCCACAAGTTTCAGCACGGCAAGGAGCAAGCTGGGAGGAAGAACCCAGGCAGACACAAGAGCGTTTGCATGAATCCCATGGTGTCGCCCAAGCTGACGTCACAGACCCAGTTAGAGTCGCCAAAGGAACCTCTGCCCGTCGTCCCTGGCAGACCAGAGGAGAGCAAAGGCAAGAGGAAAAGAACCAGGGACTCTCCAATCAAGGAACCCCGCTTGGGGCGGTCCAGGCGCTCCAAGTCCGAGGCCGTCTCTCCGTCCCTTCCGTCCAAGCCTGCACCCAAGCCCGTCCCAGCCAGCCAGAAACCCAAAGCCGACGGCACCTCCAGCAGGTTGCCGGCTCCAAGGAAATCGGGCAGCGGTGCAAAACCCAGCGGGCTGCCCGTGAAGGCGGTGAAGAGGTCCCCCAGTGCTGGGCTGAAGAGCGTCGCGAGAGGCAAGGGCAAGTCTGATGCTCGAGATGGAGGCAAGGGCAAACGGCTCAGGGCCAAGAGGAAGGGCGGTGTGGGCAGAGAGCAGCGGGCGAGGCAGGCCCAGAGCAAGGTGGGGTCCCCTGCAGCCAGGACCAAGCAGCGGGACAAGACCCGCGCTAAACTTAAAGCCAAGGCGGCCGCCCCTGCCAAGCACAGGCCCAAGTGCGAAGTCTCACTCGAGGCCAAGCGCAAAAAGAAACGGAAACTCGGCGGCAAGACTGATCCGGTTCCCAACAAGCGCAGGAGGACTGATGCTAAGTGA
- the lcor gene encoding ligand-dependent corepressor isoform X6: MAKLCRRHQKQFMSVLGHMHSGTGPESESVANEDMAASNPAVLQQQPKDSGEPLPSRPTFPSRPSFNRVVPTQNETNCTNVEEDRLLPSEVGNEICGVTSVESPAALGSSSGGTLTKNSTVGAKPSSKGTFTTNCSKTVSLEALQNETVNNRKLISNSLLGLSPSDCALIGTANRLEGLSSCNQKSKTEETGSAKGQKEGLRALPMQLLNQRKNLARSQNGPQSSSGAIKRAPVQEHTTSAKRNVKGNHVLPTTAGAKDCWILSKSSASGRGANGHLRLKVQSPPTRAARKSTRVAVPRSRSSVSTMCQYVNEHDNQCDIVYISKPITECRFDGQRSWSSTRKTARKSTRGHLCNEEYWELKTVRTSARNSTIEVGRETCAPKVPAPVTLKPVITLPVSVPVAGAPVAIGTGVHCPKGQEKTLLMQDQVQGLEESLNNYSANSAEQLFGTSPTCGLQEASLSSMNDNSPQGEQKRPAAHADSPISENCPAEIRAMEVPNIDTSECVVVPAESRDQSNSSSAAYVSVEPRDQLLEECRDTEWDLSTLDKLSKDSNEVKCNSPADSKSSPNHSEAIVNNGSQELSMSSLENASISPVNSIEISLSPREQCNKQNNSSSEILNGDLGKVSNNVCKATVESQQPECSVENVDTVKVEKLLIEKEDSQGSPVTLRLPSKPVACSPEAKSDLHPQPASAHASKRRGSDSGRSTPEMVGRCSEGTDGIECHVTPSSPCWTEIEQEDLGANAPDHKRKEDVMAERSLQPGRSISPNKEETPMPDASVKKRQRKKLVPASTDRRLRSQQSQPQTVASPGDTVEKPLVCADGLLVPCLNVKFPRNQGEKKYRREVCISRVASVQFPVDCFNKTLLQSIIDPESKVDESLASTSVKDGGKTGQPAAMPASSDLPAKESENSEDDELINDAFLPENVLLEQGRILEVCVDVQSAEERQVSFSNQNAETDRVSDYSSGSVDDGSTASQQQASSRRTNTHKESTKRAGAGLVKRLINFGSPHQTAKGMHAKLSPGDKKNASHDLRCLNMPINEPESSVLEEDVEDTDNKLPTQDIQEDEASELVGMNDADATEVSRPKFLDWCSEDENQELITTLNAKYESLHKSWTQMEKEGPVIHKARSKSDRLKEIWKSRKRARKVRGLYDHKISPVQKLFVANFNMANICKWFMETTETKSLVIVKNVNARNPVVTMKPKSFLQKSSMIGIFPSPQAERLKKHLKKFAIASPARNNPKTRALLDNMRRIAMARGERVGQQQQQDMLPDAEDGLSTGDLFSANMLPDCQEEGDGPSLIRGVPQHSKHIGLKKPVSAWILRKYSNMMGKLHKFQHGKEQAGRKNPGRHKSVCMNPMVSPKLTSQTQLESPKEPLPVVPGRPEESKGKRKRTRDSPIKEPRLGRSRRSKSEAVSPSLPSKPAPKPVPASQKPKADGTSSRLPAPRKSGSGAKPSGLPVKAVKRSPSAGLKSVARGKGKSDARDGGKGKRLRAKRKGGVGREQRARQAQSKVGSPAARTKQRDKTRAKLKAKAAAPAKHRPKCEVSLEAKRKKKRKLGGKTDPVPNKRRRTDAK; this comes from the coding sequence ATGGCTAAGCTGTGCAGGCGTCATCAGAAACAATTCATGAGTGTTCTTGGCCACATGCACAGCGGAACGGGTCCTGAATCGGAATCGGTGGCCAATGAGGACATGGCGGCCTCCAACCCAGCGGTTCTGCAACAGCAGCCCAAGGACTCCGGGGAACCGTTACCAAGCCGACCCACCTTCCCGTCACGCCCTTCCTTTAACCGAGTGGTGCCGACCCAGAATGAAACCAACTGCACGAATGTTGAAGAGGACAGGCTGCTTCCCAGTGAGGTGGGGAACGAGATCTGCGGTGTTACTTCTGTCGAATCGCCAGCAGCCTTGGGTAGTTCTAGTGGTGGGACTCTTACCAAAAACAGCACAGTTGGGGCTAAGCCCTCTTCTAAAGGTACATTTACAACTAACTGCAGCAAAACCGTGAGCTTGGAAGCTCTGCAAAACGAAACTGTGAATAATAGGAAGTTGATCAGCAACTCGCTGTTGGGTCTGTCCCCCAGTGACTGCGCACTCATTGGCACTGCTAACCGATTAGAAGGATTAAGTTCTTGCAACCAGAAGAGCAAAACGGAGGAGACGGGCTCCGCCAAAGGTCAGAAGGAGGGTCTCCGAGCTCTTCCCATGCAGTTACTTAACCAGCGAAAGAATTTGGCTAGAAGTCAGAACGGTCCACAGAGCAGTTCCGGGGCGATTAAACGCGCTCCGGTTCAAGAACACACTACCTCCGCCAAAAGAAATGTCAAAGGTAATCATGTGCTTCCGACGACAGCGGGTGCAAAGGATTGCTGGATTCTCTCCAAGTCGAGTGCCAGTGGGCGCGGAGCCAACGGGCACCTGAGGCTGAAGGTGCAGTCCCCTCCCACCAGGGCGGCCAGGAAGAGCACCAGGGTGGCGGTCCCTCGGTCACGTTCCTCCGTCTCCACCATGTGCCAGTACGTGAACGAGCACGACAACCAGTGCGACATTGTTTACATCAGCAAGCCCATCACGGAGTGCCGCTTCGACGGCCAGCGGTCCTGGTCCTCCACGAGGAAGACGGCCAGGAAAAGTACCCGTGGCCATCTCTGCAACGAGGAATACTGGGAGCTGAAGACGGTCCGCACTTCGGCCAGGAACTCAACCATAGAAGTAGGTAGGGAGACCTGCGCTCCCAAAGTGCCTGCCCCAGTGACCCTCAAGCCAGTGATTACACTGCCCGTTAGTGTGCCCGTCGCTGGCGCTCCAGTGGCGATTGGGACTGGCGTTCATTGTCCAAAGGGGCAGGAGAAAACATTGCTGATGCAAGACCAAGTTCAGGGGCTCGAGGAGAGTCTGAACAATTACTCGGCAAACAGTGCAGAGCAGCTCTTCGGCACGAGTCCGACCTGCGGATTGCAGGAGGCCAGTCTGTCTTCTATGAATGACAACAGTCCGCAAGGGGAACAGAAGAGGCCTGCTGCCCACGCTGACAGTCCCATCTCTGAAAATTGCCCGGCGGAAATCAGGGCCATGGAGGTTCCAAACATTGACACGAGCGAGTGTGTCGTGGTGCCGGCCGAATCCAGAGATCAGAGCAACAGCTCGTCAGCCGCTTATGTGAGCGTTGAACCACGCGACCAGCTTCTGgaggaatgcagggacacagaatGGGATCTTTCCACACTGGACAAATTGAGTAAGGACAGCAATGAGGTGAAGTGCAATTCACCAGCAGACAGTAAGAGTTCTCCCAACCACTCAGAGGCCATTGTGAATAATGGGAGCCAAGAGCTGTCCATGTCCTCCTTAGAGAATGCCAGTATCAGTCCTGTTAACAGTATTGAGATCAGCCTTTCTCCTCGAGAGCAATGCAACAAGCAGAACAACAGTAGCAGTGAAATCTTAAACGGCGACTTGGGAAAGGTGAGCAATAATGTCTGCAAGGCAACCGTGGAATCCCAACAGCCTGAATGTTCAGTCGAGAATGTTGATACGGTAAAGGTAGAAAAATTGTTGATTGAGAAAGAAGATTCCCAAGGATCGCCGGTTACACTGCGTCTTCCGTCTAAACCAGTCGCTTGTTCTCCTGAAGCCAAGAGCGATTTGCATCCGCAGCCAGCTTCCGCACATGCAAGCAAAAGGAGGGGCAGTGACTCGGGAAGGTCTACCCCGGAGATGGTGGGAAGGTGTAGTGAAGGAACTGATGGCATTGAGTGCCACGTGACACCGAGCAGCCCGTGTTGGACGGAGATAGAGCAGGAAGACCTTGGAGCAAATGCACCCGATCACAAGAGGAAAGAAGATGTTATGGCCGAGAGATCTCTGCAGCCCGGGAGGAGTATCAGTCCCAATAAAGAGGAGACGCCTATGCCAGATGCCTCTGTAAAGAAAAGGCAACGTAAAAAATTGGTTCCCGCTTCTACGGACAGACGCTTAAGGAGTCAACAATCGCAGCCGCAGACTGTGGCCAGTCCTGGTGATACTGTAGAGAAGCCATTAGTTTGTGCTGATGGATTACTCGTACCCTGTCTCAACGTGAAATTCCCAAGGAATCAAGGGGAGAAGAAGTACAGAAGGGAAGTCTGTATCAGCAGAGTGGCGTCTGTTCAGTTTCCAGTGGACTGCTTCAACAAAACCCTGCTGCAAAGCATCATTGACCCCGAAAGCAAGGTTGACGAATCTCTAGCTTCCACTTCTGTGAAAGATGGTGGCAAGACGGGACAGCCAGCGGCCATGCCGGCCTCCAGCGATCTTCCAGCCAAGGAGTCGGAGAACTCGGAAGACGACGAATTGATTAACGATGCTTTTCTACCTGAAAACGTGCTCCTTGAACAAGGTCGAATTCTCGAGGTCTGCGTAGATGTACAATCGGCTGAAGAGAGGCAAGTTTCCTTTTCCAATCAAAATGCTGAAACCGATCGGGTTTCCGACTACTCCAGTGGCTCCGTGGATGATGGGTCTACTGCTAGCCAACAGCAGGCCAGTTCACGAAGGACTAATACCCACAAAGAAAGCACAAAGCGGGCAGGCGCTGGCCTTGTAAAGAGACTGATCAATTTTGGATCTCCGCATCAAACAGCTAAAGGAATGCACGCAAAACTGTCACCAGGGGACAAGAAGAATGCTTCTCATGACTTGAGATGCTTGAATATGCCCATCAATGAGCCTGAATCGAGTGTGTTGGAAGAGGACGTTGAGGACACAGATAATAAGCTGCCCACACAAGATATCCAGGAGGATGAAGCATCTGAGTTGGTTGGCATGAATGATGCTGATGCTACTGAAGTGAGTCGGCCAAAATTTTTAGACTGGTGCTCTGAGGATGAAAACCAAGAGCTAATCACCACCTTGAATGCAAAGTATGAGAGTCTTCACAAATCGTGGACTCAGATGGAGAAAGAAGGGCCGGTGATTCACAAGGCCAGATCCAAGTCTGATCGGCTTAAGGAAATTTGGAAAAGCAGGAAGAGGGCGCGGAAGGTCAGAGGTTTGTACGACCACAAAATATCTCCAGTGCAGAAACTCTTTGTGGCCAACTTCAACATGGCCAACATCTGCAAGTGGTTCATGGAGACGACCGAGACCAAGTCTCTGGTGATCGTCAAGAACGTCAATGCCCGGAATCCGGTGGTGACCATGAAACCCAAGAGCTTTCTGCAGAAGAGCTCCATGATTGGCATTTTCCCCAGTCCCCAAGCTGAGCGGCTAAAGAAGCACCTGAAGAAGTTTGCCATAGCCTCCCCTGCTCGAAATAACCCAAAGACCCGAGCGCTGCTGGACAACATGCGGAGGATCGCTATGGCGCGAGGTGAGCGAGTCGGGCAACAGCAGCAACAGGACATGTTGCCCGATGCTGAAGATGGCCTGTCCACTGGGGACCTCTTTTCGGCCAACATGCTGCCAGACTGTCAAGAGGAAGGAGATGGTCCCTCTTTGATTCGGGGGGTGCCccaacactccaaacacatagggCTGAAGAAGCCTGTCAGCGCCTGGATCCTTCGGAAGTACTCTAACATGATGGGCAAACTCCACAAGTTTCAGCACGGCAAGGAGCAAGCTGGGAGGAAGAACCCAGGCAGACACAAGAGCGTTTGCATGAATCCCATGGTGTCGCCCAAGCTGACGTCACAGACCCAGTTAGAGTCGCCAAAGGAACCTCTGCCCGTCGTCCCTGGCAGACCAGAGGAGAGCAAAGGCAAGAGGAAAAGAACCAGGGACTCTCCAATCAAGGAACCCCGCTTGGGGCGGTCCAGGCGCTCCAAGTCCGAGGCCGTCTCTCCGTCCCTTCCGTCCAAGCCTGCACCCAAGCCCGTCCCAGCCAGCCAGAAACCCAAAGCCGACGGCACCTCCAGCAGGTTGCCGGCTCCAAGGAAATCGGGCAGCGGTGCAAAACCCAGCGGGCTGCCCGTGAAGGCGGTGAAGAGGTCCCCCAGTGCTGGGCTGAAGAGCGTCGCGAGAGGCAAGGGCAAGTCTGATGCTCGAGATGGAGGCAAGGGCAAACGGCTCAGGGCCAAGAGGAAGGGCGGTGTGGGCAGAGAGCAGCGGGCGAGGCAGGCCCAGAGCAAGGTGGGGTCCCCTGCAGCCAGGACCAAGCAGCGGGACAAGACCCGCGCTAAACTTAAAGCCAAGGCGGCCGCCCCTGCCAAGCACAGGCCCAAGTGCGAAGTCTCACTCGAGGCCAAGCGCAAAAAGAAACGGAAACTCGGCGGCAAGACTGATCCGGTTCCCAACAAGCGCAGGAGGACTGATGCTAAGTGA